Below is a window of Ralstonia nicotianae DNA.
GCCGGCCGCGGGCTCAGCCCCGCGCCTGGCGGGCGATGCGCTCCAGCAGTTCGCGTGCGCTTTCGCCGTGCCCCTGCAGTGTCAGCAGGCGCGCATTCAGCACGAGATTTTCCAGCACCAGCTTGGCGATGCTCGCAGACAGCGAGGCGATCACATCGTCCTGGCTGAAGTGCGCCGCTTCCATCTGCGACAGCTGATGCGCCACCAGCTTGCAGACCAGGTTGCGCAACATCTGCTCGTCGAACGGCAGGTTGGCGAAATCCACCGGGTCTTCCTTCTCGATTTCCGCGATCAGCTGGACCAGCAGGTCTTCGGTCATGGCGCGTTCCCCCGTGAAGGTTAGGGTCAGTCTACGCCTGTCGTTTGCGCAAGCACAACGGGCCCGCTGGGTGCGGCGGCGCCGTGTCCGTTACCGGTGGCGCACGATGCGGATCGGCTGCTCGGCCATCTGCGCGGGCGCTTCACCCGACGCACAGCCGCTGCAGCCGCTGCCGCAGGCGCTGCCCGACAGCGGATCGGAGTGGCACGACGGTGCCGCGCCCGGCACCAGCAGCCGCCGGCCGAAGGCACGCACCCAGCCCGGCCGCGACGGACGATCGCACCAGAGCGCCATGCGCGCCACCGTGCGGGCGCGCATGGCCGGCGCGTAGCGGCCGGTGATCGACAGGGCGCTCAGCGCCACGAGCGTTGCGACGACGCCGGTTTCGACCACGTGATACACGCTCATGTCAGCACCCGTGCGATCTGGTAGGTGGCGAAGGCGGCCAGGTAGGCCAGCACGAAGAGGTAGCCGGCGGTGGCGGCCATCACCTTCCACGAGTTGGTCTCGCGACGGATGGCGGCCAACGTCGAGATGCACTGGGGTGCATAGATGTACCAGGCCAGGAAGGCCAGCGCCGTCGCCAGCGGCCACTGCGCGGCGATGACCGGTGCGAGCTGCGCGGCGGCGTCTTCATGCGTGGCGGACAGCGAATACACCGTCGCCAGCGCCCCGACGGCCACCTCGCGCGCGGCCATGCCGGGAATCAGCGCGATGCACATCTGCCAGTTGAAGCCGATCGGCGCGAATACGACTTCCAAGGCGTGGCCGATGTAGCCGGCGAAGCTGTAGTCGATGGCCGGTCCGGTCGCGCCGGCGGGCGGCGACGGAAAGGTCGACAGGAACCACAGCACCACCATCATCTTCAGGATCACGGTACCGATGCGGCGCAGGAAGATGCGTGCGCGCTCGATCAGGCCGATGGCCAGGTTGCGCGGGCTGGGCAGGCGGTACGACGGCAGCTCGAGGATCAGCGGATGCTCGGCGCGATCGCGCTTGACGTACTTGAGCACGTACGCCACCACCAGCGCGGAGACGATGCCCGCCATGTACAGCCCGAACAGCACCAGCCCTTGCAGGTTGAAGGCGCCCCACACCTGGCGGGCCGGAATGAAGGCGCCGATCAGCAGCGCGTACACCGGCAGCCGCGCCGAGCACGTCATCAGCGGCGCGACCAGAATGGTGACCAGCCGGTCGCGCGGGTCCTGGATCGTGCGCGTGGCCATCACGCCCGGGATGGCGCAGGCAAAGCTCGACAGCAGCGGGATGAACGAGCGGCCCGACAGGCCCGCGCCGGCCATCAGGCGATCCAGCAGGAACGCCGCGCGCGGCAGGTAGCCGGACTCTTCCAGCGCCAGGATGAAGAGGAACAGAATCAGGATCTGCGGCAGGAACACCAGCACGCTGCCCGCACCCGCAATGATGCCGTCCACCAGCAGGCTCTTGAGCATGCCGTCCGGCAGCAGGGCACCGATCCAGATGCCCGCGCTTTCCACGGCGGCCTGGATGCCGTCCATCAGCGGCTTGGCCCAGGAGAACACCGCCTGGAACATGAAGAACATCAGCACCGCCAGCAGCACGAGGCCCAGCACCGGATGCAGCACGATGCGGTCGAGCC
It encodes the following:
- a CDS encoding DUF6587 family protein, with the protein product MSVYHVVETGVVATLVALSALSITGRYAPAMRARTVARMALWCDRPSRPGWVRAFGRRLLVPGAAPSCHSDPLSGSACGSGCSGCASGEAPAQMAEQPIRIVRHR
- the feoB gene encoding ferrous iron transport protein B; its protein translation is MHASSSPPSAPALRVALVGNPNCGKTALFNLLTGSRQKVANYAGVTVERKEGRFVSPSGQHVQILDLPGAYSLVATSPDEAITRDICLGTFHGEPRPDLIVCVVDATNLRLHLRFVLELQRLGLPMVLALNMVDAAARRGIRIDRAKLEQALGMPVVETVAIKRNGAADLVAHIDRERLPAVPTALPADADPHREVKRLLDAAVTMPRSTAELDDRLDRIVLHPVLGLVLLAVLMFFMFQAVFSWAKPLMDGIQAAVESAGIWIGALLPDGMLKSLLVDGIIAGAGSVLVFLPQILILFLFILALEESGYLPRAAFLLDRLMAGAGLSGRSFIPLLSSFACAIPGVMATRTIQDPRDRLVTILVAPLMTCSARLPVYALLIGAFIPARQVWGAFNLQGLVLFGLYMAGIVSALVVAYVLKYVKRDRAEHPLILELPSYRLPSPRNLAIGLIERARIFLRRIGTVILKMMVVLWFLSTFPSPPAGATGPAIDYSFAGYIGHALEVVFAPIGFNWQMCIALIPGMAAREVAVGALATVYSLSATHEDAAAQLAPVIAAQWPLATALAFLAWYIYAPQCISTLAAIRRETNSWKVMAATAGYLFVLAYLAAFATYQIARVLT